CGTCTCGAGCGCGGCCGTCGCCATCTGGACGACAGCGCGACGCTCGGTGGGGGTGTCGGCCCGGGCGGCCGCGATCAGGGTACTGAGCACGGTGTCGTGCACCAGCGCGTCGACCTTTGCGCGCTCCACTTCTGCCGCGTGGTTGCGGGCGGCGCGGGTGTACTGCTCCATGGCTGTGCCCTGCGCGGCATCCACCCGGTCGGCCGCTGCCCGGATCGCCGTGATCACCGCCAACGCGAACGCGCCGAGCAGCAGCACGTAGAATCCGTCGAGCAGTGCGAGGACGACGGGCGCGGATCCACCTGCCGGCTGGGTGCGGATGAACACGTACACCGCGGTGATGTCGACCACGTAGAGGGCGGCCCAGCGCGGGGAGAACGCGATTGCGGCGAAGATCATCGAGATCGTGATGAGGTACCAGAGCCAGGGCTGGTCGGCCACCTCGCTGGCCCCGCGGAGCAGCCCGGCCGGCCAGAGCGCCAGCGCGATGGTGTAGACGACTGTGAAGACGCCCATCACGATGTGTGTCGGCTGGGTTCCGCCCCGGTTCAGCGCCGCCATGACGGAGACGACCAGCATCAGCCCGAAGAGCACGACGGCGATGGCGATGGCGAACGGGACGTTCAGGTACTGGGAGGAG
Above is a genomic segment from Subtercola boreus containing:
- a CDS encoding sensor histidine kinase, with the translated sequence METILARAAAIFALVFAVQTLPAVGVSSQYLNVPFAIAIAVVLFGLMLVVSVMAALNRGGTQPTHIVMGVFTVVYTIALALWPAGLLRGASEVADQPWLWYLITISMIFAAIAFSPRWAALYVVDITAVYVFIRTQPAGGSAPVVLALLDGFYVLLLGAFALAVITAIRAAADRVDAAQGTAMEQYTRAARNHAAEVERAKVDALVHDTVLSTLIAAARADTPTERRAVVQMATAALETLQEAPYAFDVAVDVPVARLSERLADAAQLLSPRIAFRSARLDDTLLPGAVAEAVFTAAQQALINSLQHAGDDTDNVIRTVIVDSDPSSGLTVQISDTGRGFDDSSVPAARLGLRVSIRERVQAVGGRVKVLSVPGGGTSIVLEWGPFR